One Acidobacteriota bacterium genomic window carries:
- a CDS encoding DUF1015 family protein, with protein sequence MASVRPFRALRPRPDLASRVAAVPYDVVSTEEARALAAGNPLSFLRVSRAEIDLPPGVNPYADEVYARAAANFRGLAESMVQDEQAAVYVYRLRMGDHEQTGVAACYSIDEYDREIVKKHERTRRDKEDDRTRHIVELRAQTGPVFLTHRKHPRIDAVVAAVTATAPLYDLVADDGVAHAIWRADADATAEIVAGFAALPALYIADGHHRAASAARARATFASEDDREAEHAWFLAVAFPDDQTQILPYNRVVKDLQGRSPEAFLNAVRARFHVEAGSATPIRKGDCGMFVGGAWYTVRLRADGPEANDPIRSLDVSLLQEGVLSPLLGVDDPRTDKRIDFVGGARGTPELERLVTSGAAAVAFSMYPVTVAELMAIADAGSIMPPKSTWFEPKLRDGLLSHLI encoded by the coding sequence ATGGCTTCCGTCCGCCCGTTTCGCGCCCTGCGGCCGCGCCCCGATCTCGCCTCACGCGTGGCCGCCGTCCCGTACGACGTCGTCTCGACCGAGGAAGCCCGCGCCCTCGCAGCGGGCAACCCGTTGAGTTTCCTTCGCGTCTCGAGGGCCGAGATCGATCTGCCGCCCGGCGTCAATCCCTACGCCGACGAGGTGTACGCCAGGGCCGCCGCCAACTTCCGCGGCCTGGCCGAGTCGATGGTGCAGGACGAGCAGGCCGCCGTCTACGTCTACCGGCTCCGCATGGGCGATCACGAGCAGACGGGCGTCGCGGCCTGCTACTCGATTGACGAGTACGACCGCGAAATCGTGAAGAAGCACGAGCGGACGCGGCGTGACAAGGAAGACGACCGCACGCGGCACATCGTCGAGCTTCGCGCCCAGACCGGGCCCGTGTTCCTGACGCATCGGAAGCATCCGCGCATCGACGCCGTCGTGGCGGCCGTCACCGCGACGGCGCCGCTGTACGACCTCGTGGCCGACGACGGCGTGGCGCACGCGATCTGGCGGGCCGACGCCGATGCCACGGCCGAGATCGTGGCCGGGTTCGCCGCACTGCCGGCGCTGTACATCGCCGATGGCCACCACCGGGCGGCCAGCGCCGCGCGAGCCCGCGCCACGTTCGCCAGCGAGGACGATCGCGAGGCGGAGCACGCCTGGTTCCTCGCGGTGGCCTTTCCCGACGACCAGACGCAGATCCTTCCCTACAACCGGGTCGTGAAGGACCTCCAGGGTCGGAGCCCCGAGGCGTTCCTGAACGCGGTGCGCGCGCGCTTCCACGTCGAGGCGGGCTCGGCCACGCCGATCCGCAAGGGTGACTGCGGGATGTTCGTCGGGGGTGCGTGGTACACGGTCAGGCTGCGGGCGGACGGCCCCGAGGCGAACGACCCGATTCGCTCCCTGGACGTCTCGCTCCTGCAGGAGGGCGTGCTCTCCCCGCTGCTCGGTGTCGATGACCCTCGCACGGACAAGCGCATCGATTTCGTCGGCGGCGCGCGCGGGACGCCGGAGCTCGAGCGTCTCGTCACGAGCGGCGCGGCGGCAGTCGCTTTCTCGATGTATCCCGTCACCGTCGCCGAACTGATGGCCATCGCCGACGCGGGGTCGATCATGCCGCCGAAGTCCACCTGGTTCGAGCCCAAGCTTCGTGACGGATTGCTCAGCCATCTCATCTGA
- a CDS encoding hydroxyacid dehydrogenase, giving the protein MKVLIADKFEQSGIDGLRALGCDVVSQPDLKDEALTAAIRESGADVLIVRSTKVTEPMLDAGRLSLIVRAGAGYNTIDVAAASKRGIYVSNCPGKNAIAVAELTMALVLALDRRIPDNVAELRAGHWNKKEYSKARGVYGQVLGLLGLGNISVEVAKRAMAFGMPVVAWSRRFDGEDRPTTEAETAALGLAAPVRLLPSPVAVAAACDVLSVHLALAKDLKGLVGAAIFGAMKKGATFVNTSRGELVDHAALEAAVKEKGLRVGLDVFASEPATAVADFVDPLAGLPSVYGTHHIGASTDQAQEAIAAETVRIVRSYIETGRVPNVVNLCKQTPATHMLVVRHRDRPGVLAHVFDHLRRSQLNVQETENIVFDGAEAAIARINLDGAPTASTLDEMRAGNADILDLHVVTL; this is encoded by the coding sequence ATGAAGGTACTCATCGCCGACAAGTTCGAGCAGAGCGGAATCGACGGGCTGAGAGCGCTCGGTTGTGACGTCGTCTCGCAGCCCGACCTCAAGGACGAGGCTCTGACGGCGGCCATTCGCGAATCGGGCGCCGACGTGCTGATCGTGCGATCGACGAAGGTGACCGAGCCGATGCTCGACGCCGGCCGGCTGTCGCTCATCGTCCGCGCGGGCGCGGGTTACAACACCATTGACGTCGCGGCGGCGTCCAAGCGCGGCATCTACGTGTCCAACTGCCCGGGGAAGAACGCCATCGCCGTCGCCGAGCTGACGATGGCGCTCGTGCTCGCCCTCGATCGGCGGATCCCCGACAACGTCGCCGAGCTGCGGGCGGGCCACTGGAACAAGAAGGAGTACTCGAAGGCCCGGGGCGTGTACGGGCAGGTGCTCGGCCTGCTCGGCCTCGGCAACATCAGCGTCGAGGTCGCAAAGCGGGCGATGGCCTTCGGCATGCCCGTCGTCGCCTGGAGCCGCCGGTTCGACGGCGAGGATCGGCCGACGACCGAGGCCGAGACCGCCGCGCTCGGGCTCGCCGCGCCGGTGCGGCTGCTGCCCTCGCCCGTGGCGGTGGCGGCCGCCTGCGACGTGCTGAGCGTCCACCTCGCGCTCGCGAAGGATCTGAAGGGCCTGGTCGGCGCCGCCATCTTCGGAGCCATGAAGAAGGGCGCCACCTTCGTCAACACCTCGCGCGGCGAGCTGGTCGACCACGCCGCGCTCGAGGCGGCGGTGAAGGAGAAGGGGCTGCGCGTCGGGCTCGACGTGTTCGCCAGCGAGCCCGCCACCGCGGTCGCCGATTTCGTCGACCCGCTGGCCGGCCTGCCCAGCGTGTACGGCACGCACCACATCGGCGCGTCGACCGATCAGGCCCAGGAGGCCATCGCCGCCGAGACCGTGCGCATCGTCCGCAGCTACATCGAAACGGGTCGCGTGCCGAACGTCGTGAACCTGTGCAAGCAGACGCCGGCCACGCACATGCTCGTCGTGCGCCACCGCGACCGGCCCGGCGTGCTGGCTCACGTCTTCGATCACCTGCGCCGCAGCCAGTTGAACGTGCAGGAGACCGAGAACATCGTGTTCGATGGCGCCGAGGCGGCCATCGCCAGGATCAACCTCGACGGCGCGCCGACCGCGTCCACGCTCGACGAGATGCGGGCCGGCAACGCCGACATCCTCGACCTGCACGTGGTCACCCTCTGA
- the serC gene encoding 3-phosphoserine/phosphohydroxythreonine transaminase has translation MSSAAYSRVFNFSAGPAALPLEVLEEAQRDLVCFPGAGMSVLEMSHRSKAFEGIVEQAESLVRELAGVPEGYHVLFLQGGASLQFSMVPMNFLAPGVTADYVVTGSWGQKAAKEAKRVGAVNVAASTEADNFSRVPRPDELKLTPGAAYVHFTSNETIQGVEFKTEPDPGGVPLVCDTSSDMFSRPIDVAKYALIYAGAQKNLGPAGATIVILRDDLLKRATGSVATMLDYATHAKERSLYNTPPCFAIYVVGLVLKWVKANGGLTGMLDRNERKAGKLYAEIDRTGFYRGHASADCRSLMNVTFRLPNEDLEKQFVKEATAAELDGLKGHRSVGGLRASIYNAFPEAGVDALVEFMREFERRNG, from the coding sequence ATGTCCTCAGCCGCCTACTCGCGAGTGTTCAACTTCAGCGCCGGTCCCGCGGCGCTGCCCCTCGAGGTACTCGAGGAGGCGCAGCGCGACCTCGTCTGCTTTCCGGGCGCCGGCATGTCGGTGCTCGAGATGAGCCACCGGTCGAAGGCCTTCGAGGGCATCGTCGAGCAGGCCGAGTCGCTCGTGCGTGAGCTCGCCGGCGTGCCCGAGGGCTACCACGTGCTGTTCCTGCAGGGGGGCGCGTCTCTGCAGTTCTCGATGGTGCCGATGAACTTCCTCGCGCCCGGCGTCACCGCCGACTACGTGGTGACGGGCTCGTGGGGACAGAAGGCCGCCAAAGAGGCGAAGCGGGTCGGCGCGGTGAACGTCGCGGCGTCGACCGAGGCCGACAATTTCTCGCGCGTGCCCCGACCCGACGAGCTGAAGCTCACCCCGGGCGCTGCCTACGTTCATTTCACCTCGAACGAGACGATCCAGGGCGTCGAGTTCAAGACCGAGCCCGACCCGGGTGGCGTCCCGCTCGTGTGCGACACCTCGTCGGACATGTTCAGCCGCCCGATCGACGTCGCGAAGTACGCGCTCATCTACGCCGGCGCTCAGAAGAACCTGGGTCCGGCCGGCGCGACCATCGTCATCCTCCGGGACGATCTGCTGAAGCGCGCGACCGGGTCGGTGGCGACGATGCTCGACTACGCAACGCACGCCAAGGAGCGCTCGCTGTACAACACGCCCCCCTGCTTCGCGATCTACGTCGTCGGGCTGGTGTTGAAGTGGGTGAAGGCCAACGGCGGCCTCACCGGGATGCTCGACCGCAACGAACGGAAGGCCGGCAAGCTCTACGCCGAGATCGATCGAACCGGGTTCTATCGCGGGCACGCGTCGGCCGACTGCCGATCGCTCATGAACGTCACCTTCCGCCTGCCGAACGAGGACCTCGAGAAGCAGTTCGTCAAGGAAGCGACCGCCGCCGAACTCGACGGCCTCAAGGGCCATCGCTCGGTCGGGGGGCTGCGGGCCTCCATCTACAACGCGTTTCCGGAGGCGGGCGTCGACGCGCTGGTGGAGTTCATGCGCGAGTTCGAACGACGGAACGGATGA